One genomic window of Indioceanicola profundi includes the following:
- the rplU gene encoding 50S ribosomal protein L21, translating into MFAVIRTGGKQYKVAAGDVIKVEKLAGEAGATLKLDEVLMVSDAGTTTVGTPLVANAAVTAEVVAQSRGPKIIIFKKKRRQNYRRKNGHRQDLTVLRITGIEA; encoded by the coding sequence ATGTTCGCAGTCATCCGCACCGGCGGGAAGCAGTACAAGGTCGCGGCCGGCGACGTCATCAAGGTCGAGAAGCTTGCGGGTGAGGCGGGCGCCACCCTGAAGCTGGACGAGGTTCTGATGGTCAGCGACGCGGGCACGACCACCGTCGGCACCCCGCTGGTCGCCAACGCCGCCGTGACCGCCGAGGTCGTGGCGCAGAGCCGCGGCCCGAAGATCATCATCTTCAAGAAGAAGCGCCGCCAGAACTACCGGCGCAAGAACGGCCACCGTCAGGACCTGACGGTGCTGCGCATCACCGGTATCGAGGCCTGA
- the hisC gene encoding histidinol-phosphate transaminase, protein MSGPVPNPGILDIAPYVGGEHSAAGAARLYRLASNEGALGPSPKAVAAYQTLAQEMHRYPDGGAHVLRESIGRRFGLDPARIVCGAGSDELLQLLTKSYAGPGTEVLYSRHGFLIYPIAATGVGATPVAAPEKNLRADVDALLERVNEKTRIVFLANPNNPTGTYLTTAEIERLHAGLPDHVLLVIDAAYAEFIDLPDYTAGAELVDRFPNVVMTRTFSKIYALGGLRLGWAYCPPAVADVLNRLRGPFNVGAPALAAGAAAVEDVEFETRSREHNTIWREWFTARARELGYRVHPSVANFVLVDFEGLPAGKADAEAARQFLKSRGILVRQMGGYGLPTNLRVTIGKQDEMEFVVEALRDWLRG, encoded by the coding sequence ATGTCCGGTCCCGTTCCCAATCCAGGCATCCTGGACATTGCTCCCTATGTCGGCGGTGAGCACAGCGCCGCCGGCGCTGCTCGGCTGTACCGGCTGGCCTCCAACGAGGGGGCCCTGGGACCCAGCCCGAAGGCGGTTGCCGCCTATCAGACGCTGGCGCAGGAGATGCACCGCTATCCGGACGGCGGCGCCCATGTGCTGCGGGAGTCCATCGGTCGCCGCTTCGGCCTGGACCCCGCCCGCATCGTCTGCGGCGCCGGGTCGGACGAGCTGCTGCAACTCCTGACCAAGAGCTACGCCGGGCCGGGCACCGAGGTGCTGTACAGCCGGCACGGCTTCCTGATCTATCCCATCGCCGCCACTGGCGTCGGGGCCACCCCGGTGGCAGCGCCGGAGAAGAACCTGCGCGCCGATGTGGACGCGCTGCTAGAGCGGGTCAACGAGAAGACCCGGATCGTCTTCCTGGCGAACCCCAACAACCCTACCGGAACCTATCTGACCACGGCGGAGATCGAGCGGCTGCATGCCGGCCTGCCGGACCATGTGCTGCTGGTGATCGACGCCGCCTATGCGGAGTTCATCGACCTTCCCGACTACACGGCCGGGGCAGAGCTGGTGGACCGTTTCCCCAACGTGGTGATGACCCGCACCTTCTCGAAAATCTATGCGCTCGGCGGTCTTCGGCTGGGCTGGGCCTATTGCCCGCCGGCCGTGGCCGATGTGCTGAACCGGCTGCGCGGGCCGTTCAATGTGGGCGCTCCCGCGCTCGCGGCCGGCGCCGCCGCCGTCGAGGATGTGGAGTTCGAGACCCGCAGCCGCGAGCACAATACGATCTGGCGGGAGTGGTTCACCGCGCGGGCGCGGGAACTCGGCTACAGGGTCCATCCCAGCGTCGCCAACTTCGTGCTGGTGGATTTCGAAGGGCTGCCCGCAGGCAAGGCCGATGCCGAGGCGGCGCGCCAGTTCCTGAAATCCCGCGGCATCCTGGTCCGCCAGATGGGCGGTTACGGACTTCCCACCAACCTGCGCGTCACGATCGGCAAGCAGGACGAGATGGAGTTCGTGGTGGAGGCGCTGCGGGACTGGCTGCGCGGATAG
- the metX gene encoding homoserine O-acetyltransferase MetX, translated as MNAPSAPPTLPLQPLPGHQITLAEGTPMRLDSGVELGGFRIAYQTYGTLNADRSNAVLICHALTGDQFVADRHPVTGKPGWWELMVGPGRPLDPARYFIICSNVIGGCMGSEGPKEINPGTGEPWGLSFPVITIGDMVRAQKLLIDHLGIDQLFCVIGGSMGGMQVLQWATAYPERVFCAVPIATAARHSAQNIAFHEIGRQAIMADPEWNGGTYLQQGTRPTRGLAVARMTAHVTYLSEPALHRKFGRNLQNRTQVTFGFDADFQVESYLRHQGITFVERFDANSYLYITRAMDYFDLAAEHGGQLANAFRVGAKATPVRFCLVSFSSDWLFPTAESRAVVHALNAVAANVSFVEVETDKGHDAFLLDVPELYQVVRGFLDGCAAHRGLAEKVG; from the coding sequence ATGAACGCGCCCAGCGCCCCGCCAACTCTGCCTTTGCAGCCGCTTCCCGGCCACCAGATCACTCTGGCGGAGGGCACGCCCATGCGCCTGGACAGCGGGGTGGAGCTGGGCGGCTTCCGCATCGCATACCAGACCTACGGCACGCTCAACGCCGACAGGTCGAACGCGGTTCTGATCTGCCACGCCCTTACCGGCGACCAGTTCGTGGCCGACCGCCATCCCGTCACCGGCAAGCCCGGATGGTGGGAGCTGATGGTGGGGCCGGGCCGGCCGCTCGACCCGGCGCGCTACTTCATCATCTGCTCGAACGTCATCGGCGGCTGCATGGGCAGCGAAGGGCCGAAGGAGATCAATCCTGGCACCGGGGAACCCTGGGGCCTGTCTTTCCCTGTCATCACCATCGGCGACATGGTGCGGGCGCAGAAGCTGCTGATCGACCATCTCGGCATCGACCAGCTCTTCTGCGTGATCGGCGGCTCCATGGGCGGAATGCAGGTGCTGCAATGGGCCACCGCCTATCCGGAGCGGGTGTTCTGCGCCGTCCCCATCGCCACGGCGGCCCGCCACTCCGCCCAGAACATCGCCTTCCATGAGATCGGGCGGCAGGCCATCATGGCCGACCCGGAGTGGAACGGCGGCACCTATCTCCAGCAGGGCACCCGCCCGACGCGCGGACTGGCCGTGGCCCGCATGACGGCCCACGTCACCTATTTGTCGGAGCCGGCCCTGCACCGGAAGTTCGGGCGCAACCTCCAGAACCGCACCCAGGTGACCTTCGGCTTCGACGCCGACTTCCAGGTGGAAAGCTACTTGCGCCACCAGGGCATCACCTTCGTGGAGCGGTTCGACGCCAACTCCTACCTCTACATCACCCGCGCCATGGATTATTTCGACCTGGCGGCGGAGCATGGCGGGCAGCTCGCCAATGCCTTCCGGGTGGGAGCAAAAGCGACGCCGGTGCGCTTCTGCCTGGTCAGCTTCTCCAGCGACTGGCTGTTCCCCACGGCGGAGAGCCGGGCCGTGGTCCACGCCCTGAACGCCGTCGCCGCGAATGTCAGCTTCGTGGAGGTGGAGACCGACAAGGGCCACGACGCCTTCCTGCTGGACGTGCCGGAGCTGTATCAGGTCGTCCGCGGCTTCCTGGATGGCTGCGCCGCCCACCGCGGGCTGGCCGAGAAGGTAGGCTGA
- the metW gene encoding methionine biosynthesis protein MetW: MAPTNILPSRGLRADLARIAEWIEPGARVLDVGCGTGELLEHLVHGKNVDGRGLELSMDGVRASVAHGLPVIQGDADTDLKDYPDASFDYVILSQTLQAMKRPREALEHLVRIGRQAVVSVPNFGHWKPRLHLLLKGRMPVTDQLRWEWWETPNIHLCTIADFHDLCRACGIVIDRAEVLGRDGKPVGPAMANLFGEQGLFLLRRAG, encoded by the coding sequence ATGGCGCCGACGAATATCCTCCCCTCCCGCGGGCTGCGCGCGGACCTGGCCCGCATCGCCGAGTGGATCGAGCCCGGCGCGCGCGTCCTCGATGTCGGCTGCGGTACCGGCGAACTGCTGGAGCATCTGGTCCATGGCAAGAATGTCGATGGCCGCGGGCTGGAGCTGTCCATGGACGGCGTCCGTGCCAGCGTGGCCCATGGGCTGCCGGTGATCCAGGGCGATGCCGACACCGACCTGAAGGACTATCCGGACGCAAGCTTCGACTACGTCATCCTGTCCCAGACCCTCCAGGCCATGAAGCGCCCGCGCGAGGCGCTGGAGCATCTGGTGCGGATCGGCCGGCAGGCGGTGGTGTCCGTCCCGAATTTCGGTCACTGGAAGCCGCGCCTGCACCTGCTTCTGAAAGGGCGCATGCCGGTCACCGATCAGCTCCGCTGGGAATGGTGGGAGACGCCGAACATCCATCTCTGCACCATCGCGGACTTCCACGATCTGTGCCGGGCCTGCGGCATCGTCATCGACCGGGCGGAGGTGCTGGGCCGGGACGGCAAGCCGGTCGGGCCGGCCATGGCCAATCTGTTCGGCGAACAGGGCCTGTTCCTGCTGCGCCGGGCCGGTTGA
- a CDS encoding S9 family peptidase: MKALTLATFAAAVALLPAALPASAATTAPEVKAELIPRQELFGNPSRSAPRISPDGKMLAFLAPRDGVMNVFVAPLGQMDEAKPITQEKVRPVRQYSWALDSSQILYVQDKGGTEDFLLYGVDIVEGKTREYTPFENTRVQLVGISPAVNDAILVGLNNRDPRWHDVHRLNLKTGELTLVRENDGYAGFVADHDLNLRLALKPRPDGGMVVERIEADGKTAPLTEIGPDDALSTNILGIPKGADYAYAVDTRGRDKAALMRLDLKTGETTKLAESDQADIGGIMDDPVTGEVQAYNVEYLTDRWVPLGDALKADIEFLDREAKGQWAVTSRDLEDDTWTVVIDRVTEPAAYWLYDREARKLDKLFTIRPELEDDTLAPMYAREIKSRDGKTLVSYLSLPPGTDPDGDGVPDRPVPMVLNVHGGPWARDSFGYNSEHQWLANRGYAVLSVNFRSSTGFGKEFTNAGDKAWGREMHDDLIDAVDWAIAQKITAKDTVAIYGGSYGGYATLWGVTNTPERFACGVDIVGPSNLATLLNSVPAYWASFFEQLARRVGDPRTEEGKALLAERSPLTYVDKIQTPLLIAQGTNDPRVKQAESDQIVEAMKANKIPVTYVLYPDEGHGFAVPENRISFYAVAEGFLSHCLGGRYEPVGDDFQGASLQVPEGADYVPGLKEALAAKK; the protein is encoded by the coding sequence TTGAAAGCACTGACCCTTGCGACCTTTGCCGCGGCTGTTGCCTTGCTGCCCGCCGCCCTGCCCGCATCCGCCGCCACGACCGCGCCGGAGGTGAAGGCCGAGTTGATCCCCCGGCAGGAGCTGTTCGGCAACCCCAGCAGGAGCGCCCCCCGGATCAGCCCGGATGGGAAGATGCTGGCCTTCCTGGCCCCGCGCGACGGTGTCATGAACGTGTTTGTCGCCCCGCTTGGTCAGATGGACGAGGCGAAGCCGATCACGCAGGAGAAGGTGCGTCCGGTCCGCCAGTACAGTTGGGCTCTCGACTCCAGCCAGATCCTCTATGTCCAGGACAAGGGCGGGACTGAGGATTTCCTGCTCTACGGCGTCGACATCGTGGAGGGGAAGACCCGTGAGTACACGCCCTTCGAGAATACCCGCGTCCAGCTCGTCGGTATCAGCCCTGCGGTGAATGACGCGATCCTGGTCGGCCTGAACAACCGCGACCCGCGTTGGCACGATGTCCACCGGCTGAACCTGAAGACGGGCGAGCTGACCCTGGTGCGGGAGAATGACGGCTATGCAGGGTTCGTCGCCGATCACGACCTGAACCTCCGGCTTGCCCTGAAGCCGCGCCCCGACGGCGGCATGGTGGTGGAGCGGATCGAGGCGGACGGCAAGACCGCCCCCCTTACGGAGATCGGGCCGGACGACGCCCTGTCCACCAACATCCTGGGTATCCCCAAGGGCGCGGACTACGCCTATGCCGTGGACACCCGCGGGCGGGACAAGGCCGCGCTGATGCGGCTGGACCTGAAGACCGGCGAGACCACCAAGCTGGCGGAGAGCGATCAGGCCGATATCGGCGGCATCATGGATGACCCGGTCACGGGCGAGGTGCAGGCCTACAATGTGGAGTACCTGACCGACCGTTGGGTTCCGCTGGGCGACGCGCTGAAAGCCGACATCGAATTTTTGGACCGGGAGGCCAAGGGCCAGTGGGCCGTCACCAGCCGCGACCTGGAGGACGATACCTGGACCGTTGTGATCGACCGGGTGACGGAGCCGGCCGCCTACTGGCTCTACGACCGCGAGGCCCGCAAGCTGGACAAGCTGTTCACGATCCGGCCGGAGCTGGAGGACGACACGCTGGCGCCGATGTACGCGCGGGAGATCAAGTCGCGCGATGGCAAGACCCTGGTGAGCTATCTGTCCCTTCCGCCCGGAACCGACCCCGATGGAGACGGCGTTCCGGACAGGCCGGTGCCGATGGTCCTCAACGTCCATGGCGGCCCGTGGGCCAGGGACAGCTTCGGCTACAACAGCGAGCACCAGTGGCTGGCCAACCGCGGTTATGCGGTGCTGAGCGTGAACTTCCGCAGCTCCACCGGCTTCGGCAAGGAATTCACCAATGCCGGCGACAAGGCCTGGGGCCGGGAAATGCATGACGACCTGATCGACGCCGTCGACTGGGCCATCGCGCAGAAGATCACGGCCAAGGACACGGTCGCCATCTATGGCGGCTCCTACGGCGGCTACGCCACGCTGTGGGGAGTCACCAACACGCCCGAGCGCTTCGCCTGTGGCGTGGATATCGTCGGCCCCAGCAATCTGGCCACCCTGCTGAACAGCGTTCCCGCTTATTGGGCCAGCTTCTTCGAGCAGCTTGCCCGCCGCGTCGGCGACCCGCGGACGGAGGAAGGCAAGGCCCTGCTGGCGGAGCGCTCTCCGCTGACCTATGTGGACAAGATCCAGACGCCCCTGCTGATCGCCCAGGGCACCAACGACCCGCGGGTGAAGCAGGCGGAAAGCGACCAGATCGTCGAGGCCATGAAGGCCAACAAGATCCCGGTCACCTATGTCCTCTACCCTGATGAGGGCCACGGCTTCGCCGTGCCGGAGAACCGGATCAGCTTCTATGCCGTGGCGGAGGGCTTCCTCTCCCACTGCCTCGGCGGGCGGTATGAGCCGGTAGGCGATGACTTCCAGGGCGCGTCCCTCCAGGTGCCGGAGGGGGCGGACTACGTGCCGGGCCTGAAGGAGGCGCTGGCGGCGAAGAAGTAG
- the rpmA gene encoding 50S ribosomal protein L27 codes for MAHKKAGGSSRNGRDSAGRRLGVKRFGGEEVLSGNIIVRQRGTKFHPGANVGLGKDHTIFATADGAVKFHSGLKGRTYVSIVPANDAETPAVAAE; via the coding sequence ATGGCACATAAAAAGGCAGGCGGTTCGTCCCGCAACGGCCGCGATTCGGCCGGCCGTCGTCTTGGCGTGAAGCGTTTCGGCGGTGAGGAGGTCCTCTCCGGCAACATCATCGTCCGCCAGCGCGGCACGAAGTTCCATCCCGGCGCCAATGTCGGCCTGGGCAAGGACCACACGATCTTCGCGACCGCCGACGGCGCCGTGAAGTTCCACTCCGGTCTGAAGGGTCGCACCTATGTGTCGATCGTTCCGGCCAACGATGCCGAGACTCCGGCGGTCGCCGCCGAGTAA
- a CDS encoding chorismate mutase: MPPSPEKLDDLRSEIDKIDDALHDLLMRRTEIVLEIGAAKQPGRPYFRPGREAEILRRLAARHEGAFPVGALMRMWREMMAALTRVQGAFAVAVCAPEDQRSIYWDIARDHYGSTTPMIAANTPMAAMRCVSDGTAAIAVVPWPVEEEADPWWRYLFSTDPKTPRIIARLPFVARGWEDGDALALAAVPMEQTGDDRTLLGIELSVDVSRGRLKESLEGCGLVTLQFRTHHLGGGAGAVHLVEVEDYVPADDSRLNLLAERLGEGLVRVLPVGAYARQLVPPDLRRG, translated from the coding sequence ATGCCCCCATCGCCTGAGAAGCTCGACGATCTCCGCAGTGAGATCGACAAGATAGACGACGCGCTGCATGATCTGCTGATGCGGCGCACGGAAATCGTGCTGGAGATCGGGGCGGCCAAGCAGCCGGGTCGCCCCTATTTCCGTCCCGGCCGCGAGGCGGAAATCCTGCGCCGGCTGGCGGCACGGCATGAGGGCGCCTTCCCGGTCGGCGCGTTGATGCGCATGTGGCGGGAGATGATGGCCGCCCTGACCCGCGTGCAGGGCGCATTCGCCGTGGCGGTCTGCGCGCCGGAAGACCAGCGCAGCATCTACTGGGACATCGCGCGCGACCATTACGGCAGCACCACGCCGATGATCGCCGCCAACACGCCCATGGCGGCGATGCGTTGCGTCTCGGACGGCACCGCTGCCATCGCCGTCGTGCCCTGGCCGGTGGAGGAGGAGGCGGACCCCTGGTGGCGCTATCTCTTCTCCACCGACCCGAAGACACCCCGCATCATCGCCCGCCTGCCCTTCGTCGCCCGCGGCTGGGAGGACGGGGATGCGCTGGCCCTTGCCGCCGTTCCGATGGAACAGACCGGGGACGACCGGACCCTGCTCGGCATCGAGCTGTCGGTTGACGTCAGCCGCGGCCGGCTGAAGGAAAGCCTGGAAGGCTGCGGTCTGGTGACGCTGCAGTTCCGCACCCATCATCTGGGCGGCGGCGCCGGGGCAGTGCATCTGGTAGAGGTGGAGGACTATGTCCCCGCCGATGATTCCCGATTGAACCTGCTGGCCGAAAGGCTGGGGGAAGGGTTGGTGCGCGTCCTGCCCGTCGGCGCCTATGCCAGACAGCTCGTTCCGCCCGACCTGCGCCGGGGCTGA
- a CDS encoding type II toxin-antitoxin system Phd/YefM family antitoxin, giving the protein MAVWSVQEAKNRFSAVVEAARKEAQTVTKHGRPAVVVVEASEYERLKRLEKEKAPSFTELLLAMPTQDDPPPFDGLDFKPREVEF; this is encoded by the coding sequence ATGGCCGTATGGTCCGTGCAGGAAGCAAAGAACCGCTTCAGTGCGGTTGTCGAGGCCGCCCGGAAGGAAGCCCAGACCGTCACCAAGCACGGTCGCCCCGCCGTGGTCGTGGTCGAAGCATCCGAATATGAGCGGCTGAAGCGGCTTGAAAAGGAGAAGGCTCCAAGCTTCACGGAGCTTCTGCTCGCTATGCCGACGCAGGACGATCCGCCCCCCTTCGACGGGCTCGACTTCAAGCCGCGCGAGGTCGAGTTCTGA
- the proB gene encoding glutamate 5-kinase, protein MTTDAVQTLAASRRLIVKIGSALLVDPETHRIRQGWLDTVADDVAALKAQGMEVVIVTSGAIAVGREHLGLTGRTLRLEEKQAAAATGQIRLAHAYQETLARHGITVAQVLLTLDDTESRRRHLNGRATIETLLKLGAVPVINENDTVATAEIRFGDNDRLAARVAQMISADTLVLLSDIDGLYTADPRKDPEARHIPLVREITAEISGMAGEPPPGYSSGGMVTKIAAGRIALGGGCRMAIARGNRPNPLAALMTPPEQGGALATWFLPGAEPRTARKRWIGGSLKPLGVLTVDAGAVAALARGSSLLPAGLTGVEGNFERGDLVLVRGPDGREVARGLSAYGADDARLIQGRQSAEIEAILGYHGRDEMIHRDDLVLS, encoded by the coding sequence GTGACCACCGACGCCGTACAGACCCTTGCCGCCTCCCGCCGGCTGATCGTCAAGATCGGTTCCGCGCTGCTGGTCGATCCGGAGACGCACCGCATCCGCCAGGGATGGCTGGATACGGTGGCGGACGATGTGGCGGCGCTGAAGGCGCAGGGGATGGAGGTGGTGATCGTCACCTCCGGCGCCATCGCGGTGGGGCGGGAGCATCTGGGGCTCACCGGGCGGACGCTGCGGCTGGAGGAGAAGCAGGCGGCCGCGGCCACCGGCCAGATCCGGCTGGCCCACGCCTATCAGGAGACGCTGGCCCGCCACGGCATCACGGTGGCCCAGGTGCTGCTGACGCTGGACGATACCGAGAGCCGGCGGCGGCACCTCAATGGCCGCGCCACCATCGAGACGCTGCTGAAGCTGGGCGCGGTGCCGGTGATCAACGAGAACGACACCGTGGCGACGGCGGAGATCCGCTTCGGCGACAATGACCGGCTGGCCGCCCGCGTGGCCCAGATGATCAGCGCCGACACGCTGGTTCTGCTGTCCGACATCGACGGGCTCTATACCGCCGATCCGCGCAAGGACCCGGAGGCGAGGCACATCCCGCTGGTTCGCGAGATCACGGCGGAGATCAGCGGCATGGCCGGGGAGCCGCCGCCGGGCTACAGCAGCGGCGGCATGGTGACCAAGATCGCCGCCGGCCGCATCGCGCTGGGCGGCGGCTGCCGCATGGCCATCGCCCGCGGCAACCGGCCGAACCCGCTGGCAGCTTTAATGACCCCGCCGGAGCAGGGCGGGGCGCTCGCCACCTGGTTCCTGCCGGGGGCGGAGCCGCGCACGGCGCGCAAGCGCTGGATCGGCGGCAGCCTGAAGCCGCTGGGGGTGCTTACCGTCGATGCCGGAGCAGTGGCGGCCCTGGCGCGGGGCAGCAGCCTCCTGCCCGCCGGCCTGACGGGCGTGGAGGGGAACTTCGAGCGCGGCGATCTGGTGCTGGTCAGGGGACCCGACGGCCGGGAGGTCGCCCGCGGTCTGTCCGCCTATGGGGCGGACGATGCGCGTCTGATCCAGGGACGACAGAGCGCCGAGATCGAGGCCATCCTGGGCTATCACGGCCGGGATGAGATGATCCATCGCGATGATCTGGTGCTGAGTTAG
- a CDS encoding DUF2125 domain-containing protein, with protein MRLRSLSVVLAFVLLLVLAYTAWWASAAWQLRAGIDRWVEAQRASGAMVSYTDLSIGGFPLELAVNTRDALLRLPDGTEASAAGIAAAADTWNPLDVRLTVMETPRVSLPAGPESALVLAAESATGTAGLDTFGRVRQGTLALSRLTITPPGADMPLNAATAELATTLPALPPATHTDPLGTLGLQLSGLVLPDPTDPIAIVLGPEIKRAAISATILGDLPPNPRAADLRAWSEDGGTVEMTGLALDWGELSLRGDATLALDGSLQPIGAGTLLVGGTDALLKALVASDLLAPQQAAQLRPFIEFLAQPREDGTRRVSLPVTLQDHRLSLGPMAVTTVPPLVWPE; from the coding sequence ATGCGCCTGCGCTCCTTGTCTGTCGTCCTGGCCTTCGTGCTGTTGCTGGTCCTGGCCTATACAGCCTGGTGGGCATCGGCGGCCTGGCAACTCCGCGCCGGAATTGATCGCTGGGTGGAGGCGCAGCGCGCCAGCGGCGCCATGGTCAGCTACACCGACCTGTCCATCGGCGGCTTTCCGTTGGAGCTTGCGGTGAACACCCGCGATGCGCTGCTGCGGTTGCCCGACGGAACCGAGGCGAGCGCCGCCGGGATCGCCGCCGCCGCCGATACCTGGAATCCGCTGGATGTGCGGCTGACCGTTATGGAAACTCCCCGGGTCTCGCTGCCCGCCGGGCCGGAATCCGCACTGGTCCTGGCCGCCGAGAGTGCGACCGGGACAGCCGGCCTCGATACTTTCGGACGGGTGCGGCAGGGGACGCTGGCGCTTTCCAGACTGACCATCACGCCGCCCGGCGCCGACATGCCGCTGAACGCCGCGACGGCGGAGCTGGCGACCACCCTGCCCGCCCTTCCGCCGGCCACGCATACCGATCCGCTCGGCACGCTGGGCCTGCAGCTGTCCGGGCTTGTTCTTCCCGATCCAACCGATCCGATTGCCATCGTGCTGGGGCCGGAGATCAAGCGGGCGGCGATTTCGGCGACCATCCTCGGCGACCTGCCGCCGAACCCGCGGGCGGCGGACCTGCGGGCCTGGAGCGAGGATGGCGGCACCGTGGAGATGACGGGACTGGCGCTCGACTGGGGGGAGCTGTCCCTGCGCGGCGACGCCACCCTGGCGCTGGACGGTTCCTTGCAGCCCATTGGCGCCGGAACGTTGCTGGTGGGCGGGACCGATGCCCTGCTCAAGGCGCTGGTGGCCTCCGACCTGCTGGCCCCCCAGCAGGCCGCGCAGCTCCGCCCCTTCATCGAGTTCCTGGCCCAGCCGCGGGAGGATGGCACCCGCCGGGTCAGCCTGCCGGTGACGCTGCAGGATCACCGCCTCAGCCTTGGCCCGATGGCGGTGACTACGGTGCCGCCGCTGGTATGGCCCGAGTAG
- the obgE gene encoding GTPase ObgE, producing MKFLDQCKIFVKSGDGGPGATAFHREKFIEFGGPDGGNGGRGGDVIVEAVEGLNTLIDYRYQQHFKARRGGHGMGKSRTGAKGEDIVLRVPVGTQVLDEDQETVLADFTEVGQRVVLMRGGDGGFGNEHFKTSTNRAPRKHTDGWPGEERWIWLRLKLIADAGLVGLPNAGKSTFLAAVTRAKPKIADYPFTTLTPNLGVVRAGDREFVIADIPGLIEGAHEGHGLGTRFLGHVERTNVLLHLVDATQEDVQAAYRTIRRELKLYGGGLADKPEIIGLNKCDALTPEEIEEKRTKLRRSAKKPVMVLSGAAGTGVQEVLFELMRHIDEARDAEAEPAREAARMARYSPIEE from the coding sequence ATGAAATTCCTCGACCAGTGCAAGATCTTCGTGAAGAGCGGCGATGGCGGGCCGGGGGCGACCGCGTTTCACCGGGAGAAGTTCATCGAGTTCGGCGGCCCGGACGGCGGCAATGGCGGGCGCGGCGGCGACGTCATCGTCGAGGCGGTGGAGGGGCTGAATACCCTGATCGACTACCGCTACCAGCAGCACTTCAAGGCGCGGCGTGGCGGCCACGGCATGGGCAAGTCCCGTACCGGCGCCAAGGGCGAGGATATCGTCCTGCGCGTGCCCGTCGGCACCCAGGTGCTGGACGAGGACCAGGAGACGGTGCTGGCCGATTTCACCGAGGTGGGGCAGCGCGTGGTGCTGATGCGCGGCGGCGATGGCGGCTTCGGCAACGAGCATTTTAAGACCTCCACCAACCGCGCGCCCCGCAAGCACACCGACGGCTGGCCGGGGGAGGAACGCTGGATCTGGCTGCGGCTGAAGCTGATCGCGGATGCCGGGCTGGTCGGGCTGCCCAATGCGGGCAAGAGCACCTTCCTGGCCGCGGTGACGCGGGCGAAGCCGAAGATCGCGGACTATCCCTTCACCACCCTGACGCCCAATCTGGGCGTGGTGCGGGCCGGGGACCGGGAGTTCGTGATCGCCGACATCCCCGGCCTGATCGAAGGCGCGCATGAGGGGCATGGGCTGGGCACCCGCTTCCTGGGCCATGTGGAGCGCACCAACGTGCTGCTGCATCTGGTGGATGCCACGCAGGAGGATGTGCAGGCGGCCTACCGCACCATCCGCCGCGAGCTGAAGCTCTATGGCGGCGGGTTGGCGGACAAGCCGGAGATCATCGGGCTGAACAAGTGCGATGCGCTGACGCCGGAGGAGATCGAGGAAAAGCGGACCAAGCTGCGCCGCTCCGCCAAGAAGCCGGTGATGGTGCTGTCGGGCGCGGCCGGTACGGGCGTGCAGGAGGTGCTGTTCGAGCTGATGCGGCACATCGACGAGGCCCGCGATGCCGAGGCGGAGCCGGCGCGCGAGGCGGCCCGCATGGCGCGGTACTCGCCGATCGAGGAGTAG
- a CDS encoding type II toxin-antitoxin system VapC family toxin, whose protein sequence is MFLVDTDVLSHFRHPRKNPGVVAWVAATRPTDMFVSTATIGEIERGIERQRSIDPAFAARLGKWLDQVLRLHQDRILPMDLAVSRRWGRLSARIGHRGIDLVIAATALEHGLTVVTRNVGDFAPTGVLTLNPFTEQA, encoded by the coding sequence ATGTTCCTGGTCGATACCGACGTTCTGTCCCACTTCCGTCATCCACGGAAGAACCCGGGCGTGGTCGCCTGGGTGGCGGCAACCCGGCCGACGGACATGTTCGTCAGCACGGCGACGATCGGGGAGATCGAGCGCGGGATCGAGCGGCAGCGGAGCATTGATCCAGCCTTCGCCGCACGGCTGGGGAAGTGGCTGGATCAGGTTCTCCGCCTGCATCAGGATCGGATATTGCCCATGGATCTGGCGGTTTCCCGCCGCTGGGGCCGCCTGTCCGCCAGGATCGGGCACCGGGGCATCGATCTCGTCATCGCCGCAACGGCCCTGGAGCACGGGCTCACGGTCGTCACCCGGAACGTCGGCGATTTCGCGCCTACCGGGGTTCTAACCCTGAATCCATTCACGGAGCAGGCCTGA